The Carassius auratus strain Wakin chromosome 30, ASM336829v1, whole genome shotgun sequence region TCCCCTATTGCCATGGACAATACTGCTGTGTCACTTCCTGTCCCATGTCCTGTGAATGCCTTCATACACACTGCCAAGTTTTCTCGTAATTGCCACAAACTGGGGCCACTTTTTGTTGCTACTCAATGCAACAGGTTTATATGCATGTGCAAAGCCTTTAGCAACACTGAAGCCATTGAGTCGGTCAGACATATGTTACACCCTTCTGACCTCTCTACACATTCTGTCTCCATGGTTATACCATGATAACCTAATGCAGCAGTCTCCTTTAAATAGAAAGATGTGTTCTGAAATGAGTCAGTTTCACATCGTCATGATAGGACTGGTTTCTGTTGTGTGAACACTAGGTTTTGAGATGGACTGTTTCACATCACTTATTTCTAAACATTATTATTGCAGGGATTGACTTTAAAATCAGAACAATCGAGCTGGATGGGAAGAAGATCAAGCTTCAGATCTGGTGAGGAGCACCAGTCTGCATTAtcctttataaaataaagatgtaTTAAACCTGTGAAAAGGTTTGGCTGCTATGCCATATCTCAAATGGTGGAAAAACTTTCAGTTAAAGCATATTTTGAtatctaatttatatttttgttttacagttttttttttttgtattcctttTGTATATcattgaattttatttaaaattcttgGATATGCAATTGTGTATTATGCAGGACTTACATTAGCCCCACAACCCTCAATCAAGTTTGATTTTCCAGCCTTTCTTAGTAAAAAGTTTGGGCAAGCCTGgtataaattataattgtgtacaagctagtgctgtcaaacgattaattgcatacaaaataaaagttttggtttacataataaatgtgtgtttgtgtactgtgtatgtttattatgtatatataaatacatacacaacaTGCGTGTTTATGTTtaagaaaatatgttgtttatatattaaatatatttataatctaaatatatacatgcaaatattttctaaatataaactgtgtatttatatacacataataaatatacacactaaaTATTATGtgcacaaaacttttattttggatgcgatttaatcgtttgacagcactagtacaaataaatgtgttttttaaatttgcCATAAAGGGATACAGCCGGACAGGAGAGGTTCAGGACCATCACCACAGCGTATTATAGAGGAGCAATGGTAATGGTCTATTCTCTTGAGCAAATAATGCTAGATATGCTTCTGCATCGGTTACGTTGCCTAATCTATGTGTTTCCTTTCTGTCATTTTCACAGGGAATTATGCTGGTGTACGATATCACAAATGAGAAATCGTTTGACAACATCAAGAACTGGATCAGGAACATTGAAGAGGTGCGAAACAGACCTAATGCATGAAGTTTTCACTTAATTTTAAGTGAGATTAATTTTCCTCTGTCTGTTTTATCAGCATGCTTCATCAGATGTGGAACGGATGATATTGGGGAACAAATGTGACATGAATGATAAGAGGCAAGTTTCAAAAGAAAGAGGGGAAAAGGTatgcatcattaaaaaaattttttcaaatGACTGAAAATCAAAACTGAAAACAAGTCAGAACAAGCTAGTATGTAAAAATGCTGatgtgtttatttaaacatttcccTTTTTTCCTGCTACAGCTAGCTATTGATTATGGAATCAAGTTCTTGGAAACCAGTGCAAAATCTAGCACAAATGTTGAAGAGGTGGGGAAAATTCTCTTGTTAAATAAGTTATCTAATGTAGATTAATTTATTTGAACAAGATTAGCATTTTTTACTGATCTAATCTAGTGGCATGTTTTTCTTCAATGCTAGGCCTTTGTCACTCTTGCTAGAGACATCATGACCAGATTAAACAGAAAAATGGTGAGAATGAAATATTACAATCATGAAGAAAAATCGTCCTGAATCTTAGAAAATGGTTAAGAAAATGCTTAGTACTGCTCACTGACTCAAATACAGAAATAGAAGATGTTAATATCATTGAAATTTCCTTattgtgtccaaaaaaaaaacaaatttaaaatgtgGTTTTATGTCTTAACACTAATGCTGAATGGATTCTTGTTTGCTTGCATCTTTGTGTTTAGAATGAGAATAACCCTTcgggaggaggaggagcagtgaAAATCACAGAGAGTCGATCCAAGAAGCCGAGCTTCTTCCGTTGCACTCTGCTCTAACCCTGCAACTTCTGCAGCCTCAGTGTGTGAATGATTTTATCTCTCTATGTGTGTTTGGCGTGCGCGCGAGTGTTTGTGTGAGGGTTTACAGTACCACTGGACTTTCAGCTGTTAGCTGCTGCTGAGAGCTCTGGACTTTAGCCTGCCTCATCTATACTTACTGAAGGCCTGAAGAGAGTGTGCTAGATAAAGACTATTGCGCTGTTCCCAAAATGTTCCTTTTAAGCCAAAATATCCACCTACCTACCCCTTAACCCCCTGGATCAGTCCCAATTTAGTGTAGCCTAATTTGAATTGTGAGatcatttttttatctttaaaataattaattccatATAGTGAATTTATAGTCACTTTGATTTGAAATGGTTTATTAAAGCACCATTAAATGAAGGAAATAGTATATCGAGTATATCTAATGCCTGCtattatgcagttttttttgcaataaagatTGTGTACCTGAAGTAATGACTGAAGAACCTGAAGGTTTGATAGTTAAATATTGGTCAAACTGAAGGACatgatattgatatatatatatatattgatatatatatatatatatatatatatatatatatatatatatatatatatatatatatatatatatatatatatatatatataaaatgtttgttattgttgaatgttatgttttgttatatttagtcACCCATTTTATATGtacttaatttgtatttttagttaCTGTTCCAAAGCCGCAATAAACTGTGGAATAGATGGCAACGTTCCACAGGTCTTAGTCTTCCCCCTTTCCCTGACTTTATGTCATTAACTGCAACAGAGACCAAAGTAAAAAGTAATCGAAACTGTGATAGataatattaaaaattgtccttgtttttttttttttttttgggtcggGGGGTTGTAATCtcatatatataaagaataaagaGAGAGGGCTAGGACCTGTTTCCTAATGCTTGTTGAAGCAGCAGCAGCCAGCTAGGccctgtatatacagtattacatttactaatggtattatatttttatactctATTGACGTAAGCATCTTTACTCACCACTTCATATGAAGCAATTAAAGCATGTTAACCTGTGCTTATGTGGGATTGATTTATTTGTtaatacttgtatttttttttttttttactcatttaaatgttttattcagtatTCTGTACGCTGTCTTTTGTAATTCCCTCTTTTATAAGATTCTTATGAGTGTGAATTTGTGAATTGTTTACAGCACAACTGCagcagtatctttttttttttttttttatgtcatgcactgttatttgtgtgtgtgggtctcTTGTAGGACCTCCTCACTTCATAAACCACTTAAAGTCCCGCCTGTGAAATCAGCCACTTCAAAAAACAAGGCCAATGTGGAATTTGCAGACTTTTATAACTGATTCTGTGGGGGGGAAAAGACATggagttttacatttaaacatgctTAACCAGAGCTGAGAGTACTAAACTTTTATTACCTTAGTGTTCAATTTCTGTCTAAATCTGCAGATCTTTTCATGTGCAGATTCCATGTGGGCCTGTTACAAAGTGAGAACACAAACTGAAATGTTGAGAATCAACCTAGATATTTCAGAATTCACCTAATTTACTCAAAATGAATGATTGCTCTATTGTTTATGTTTAAGGGCGAATGATTGCTTGAGTTCTATTGGCATTGTGCATCTGTTTGAAAGAGCCCCTGCTCGTGCTCTTGCGGCGTGCCGTTTccacttaaagtgatagttcacccagaaataaaacttcattaactcaccctcatgtcagtccaaaccctgctttctttgttctgtggaacacacaaaaaagtatttttggaacaagaaaggtgtgtgttttttgtccatacaattgGAAGTCAATGAtttggttaaatttttttttttaaatatactgatttgcgttctgtagaaagtcatacaggtttgaaacaacatgaaggtgggcacatgatgacagaattatcattttcgagtgaactatccctttaatggccCAGTAGTCATGTTTTGAATATGCATGCAGGCACATTTGCATATTTTTCAATGAAACGGTGACAGCGCTCAGCCTCCCATTTGAGCATAAAGTCTTACTGACCATACAATGCATTCTTTTATGTTCTATTTTATAACATGTCTTCCTTGATTTTCTTGTCTGTACTCTGTGATGTCAGAGTTAACTGATTAcgtaaaaagattaaaatatctTTTCTAAGTTATTTACAAGTGCCTGATTTATTCTTCATGAAGGTTTACTTAAtgaaatgatatataatttatataaaattaggAAATATTTGTAGTAATAAACAGCATAACTAAAGTGTAATTTccctttattttgaaaaaatgggaTAGTAAATATCTACAGCACAGAGGTAGTCCCTGATTTCCCTTTTTGCATACTGTGTTTTAGCATTAAAATTGCATACCTCAAATAGAAATGTATGATGTCAAATGCACAAGCATAACTAGTGTTAGAAGAGTGTTCCATACTGCAAAACAATGAAAATCAACCTTTTTTTTAACCTAGCACTACTGCAATGATCTTGTGCTTATGTCTATGTGCCTGTCCTCTCTGTGGAGGGTCTAAAGTCATTGGTGTTGACTTCACAGGCCCCGGCCAGGTCTTTCACACTATTGGCTGCTCGAGGTTTAGCCAGGATGCTCCCTACAGCCTTCGCCTTTCGTGGGTTAGTGTTCAGACTCTTAGATCTGAGTGAGGGGTACATCCTGTCCTCTGCAACATACAAGTGATCCGAGTCAGTCAGCTCCTCTCTTTTCTCTGCTCCTCCCTCTGTTCTGGTGCTTTCGCTATCCGCCTCTGATTGATCCTCGTCTTTATTCTTCTCCTCACTTTCtccttgttgtgtttttgtccacTTGCTCTCCTTAGAAGATCCTTCTTCATCTTGGGCTTCTCTCTGTCTTAATTTCTCTAAAGATGTCTTGGGTGAAAGTCCAAACGGAGAGGGATGAACTTTGTCATCGAAGCGTGGAGGCCAGCGACCTAACGTTGGCGATCTGCTTGCTTGATCCTGTAGGCCGTGGGGCTCTGAAGCCCACGTATTCCCTTGACTGCACAACCTCGACTGTGCCATAGAGACGTACAAAGTACCACTTTGGGATCTGTTCTCATATGAAAGTGAGTTACTTTGAGCTTCAGTTGGGTACTGCCTCAGGGATTGCGCTCTTTCCAGAGGATGTGAAACTGCTATGTCTTTTCCCGTTTCTAGAAGGGCTTGTGGATCTTTAGGGTGTTGAGTGGAGGTTAGTTTTGGGGATTGAGAGGTCTGGACTCTGTCTTGTGACTCGCAAGGAGAGATGAGGATGTCCACACTTGAGCTGGAGCGTGTCCTTTGCCGGAGGGGCACCACGTCCAGCGTGGGTCCGTAGCAAGAACCTTGATGTGGGTTTAGAAGGAGGTCACTGCTGCCAATACTGCCGCGTCTCTCTGCGTGGCTCTTCTTGTCCCCTGACATCTCCTCACCACGGTCTTCAGCATCCAGGTGCCAGCGGTACAAACTGTAGCCATCCGTGCTGTTGATGCTACCGCGACGAAGCAGGCCAGATTGGTCCACGGCCATTGAGCTACCGGATCGAGCACGGACCAGTTCGCAGCGGTCGATCCCAACCAGCCGTTCCAGTGCGTGCATCATGCGGCCAGAGAACTCCTCTAGCTGAGCCAAGCGCAGGTCTACTGTCTGCAGGGAGGCTTTCATGGAGTGCTCTCGTTCATTCACCTCCTCTAGGCGCATGGACATATTCTCAACTCTGCGACAATAAGTGTTTCAAATTGGTGCATTCATTTTAACCTCAGTAATGATTGTAAATGAAGAGCTCAACAATAAGGAGTTATTATTGCAGTTGTGCAATGCCACTAAACCTTTTTATAGTCACTGATCCTGTGCACCATTTCTTAGACCTTTTAAacgtaattgttttttttgtgtgtgatgtaGTCTACATTCTGTTTCCAAATTCTGCTAATTTGCCACCAAGACAATGTGATCTAATTGGCTGAAATAGATGAGGATTTGTTGAAAACCTTGAAAGCAcaaggggctgttcacacagaCTGCATTTCTGCATTCCACTGCATTCTTTTGCAGCGTCTCACACATGATGGCATTCTAAAAACAGCACCCTTTAGTTAAAagttaaagtaaaacatttttcaacttgTCGTGTTTTTCAACACCCCAAGTGGAAAACAAAACTTGAGAGGcgactgttttttttaaaaggtcgCCAGACTACAATTTCCATTCCATTCTAGCACAGGGAAATGCAGGACACAGAAAACCAAGCtcgtgccatttttttttttttgcattgtttcaaTGTTCAAATTTGGTGAACTTTGACCTACATATTTGTATCACCTGAAGCAAGATGTGTGATCAACAGAAGATTGGTGAGGTTTGTTGGAGTAGActgcatatttttacattttgaatgtattatatgttgaattatgcaaaataaattgcattactGCAATTGCATTAATGCATTACTTCAACACTGCATATTTAGAACACCATCACGATACGCTGCAAAAGAGAGCAGACATGATGCAATGGTCAAAGAAAtccatatttaccatgtttactccATAGGGAATCAATTTGAAAGCTGTGCAGTGGATagcaaaaaacacattctgttgAAAACTACATACCAGATACTAATGTTTTACATCACATAcaaaaatgatgacaaaatgcatCGCCATCTCTAAAAAATGGTCATTTAGAACCACAAAAGaaaatccttattgttgagccctgaaATGACATTTGCAAGAGCAGTTGTTATTTTTCATCTAGTACCTCTGGGAAGTAATTCGGATTCGCTCATCATTGGAAGACTGTGCCTCGTCCTCCTTCTCTCTGAAGTATTCCTCCACACATTGTTCCTCAAACTCATGCAGACTCTTCAGTTCCTCCAGACTCAGAGTCAActctgaaaaaggaaaaaaatatgttttaaaatagatTGCTATAAGATTGATTCATTGAAGcagtaaaaatcaataatagGAGTAACTTAATAACTTAGTCCGCAGTCTCTCTCATCCAGCTCTCCTTCCTGTTTCTTCCTGCAGCGGCAGCACAGGCGCTTCAACACAATGTATATGTGGCTGAAGATGATGAGGGGAGGAGGAAGCACAGGTCTGTCGTGAAAAGTCATGATGAGCTGGTAGCGCTGGAACTTCCATACTTGGTTGGAGATGGATTTCACTTCAAAGAACGTGTTACTGTGAAAGGAATGAGTTCTCTCAGTGTTGTACTGGTGATAATGAATCTATGAGAACATAATACTTTGCTCCAGTACTTGGCTCATCATTGCTTGACATTACAGTGCTTACATTTTGTTTATCTTTTGACTCACTTGAATACAGCAATGAGCAGGTTAACCAGTAGGATGTTGGCTACCAGTAAGTAACAGGCCATGATGGCAGGCGTGAGCCAGGCCCCAGGTATACATGGAGGGAGCTTCTTCCCATCTTCATCATACATGTTTTCACCACAGGGTGCTGCCATACATTACAGAGGTTATGATGCAACCGTGACATCATTCTATAGTgtttgataattacatttaattgtggGTCTACAGGAAGAATTTTACACTCACGATTAATCTCCATCGCATAGACTAtgagtttttaaaaagaaagagaaaaagcacAGTTAAAGATTATggagaaataaacaaatatgaatcatTTCACAATCAGCCAGCCATCTAAATAGTGCATTAGGAGGGGAATTAACGATTTTAAAATAATAGTCATTGTGAAAGATTTTTGTACACTTCACATTTTAGGTGAAGAAAGGAAagatacaataccattcaaagtTCTGGATAAGATACTTTtgttcaccaaggatgcattcaattgactAAAACTCAGTTAAGACAAAATCTTCttttacaaacatattttaaattaatatttcacaacagtactattttaactgttttttaatcaaataaattcctTGGTGAATATAAGAGACtaacattaaactaaaaaaagaaagaaaagaaaaaccctCTCTAAACTTTTGAATTGCAATGTATGTTTGCACAATAAGTTGTGCTTTCTTTCAGAACTGCATTTTCACATATTTCTGTATAACTACCAgcacttattttcatttgttcTATATTATCattaaattttccaaaaagagTAGAAAAACAGTACTTGAAATTAATTTTCAATGTATCCAAAATGGACTGCATACCAAGATACtagcaattttctttttattactacaaagtgcaaaaaaacaaacaaaaaacaccgtTACAAACCAACCAAGTATAAAccaacatctttgttgaccctggaacaacattgtgattaaccaatcacatttgaagaaccagtttatagattttgtgaagtttacacttacaatcactgttaggtgcttgtacatcagtgtcattcatctgtcaattcctctgattttaaggatcactcatggttaagattaggtttaggtgtagggatatggtcaaggctacatttttttagtaaaatgttgttccagggtcaacaaaatatgttgacctaggaacacatctaactcatcAATATCAGGACGTGCTTTTAGTCACACAGGATCTTCCTCAGTGGAGGAACAGATAATGAATTTAAAGTATTAAGTTTTTACTCTTTTTGGAAGAATGTATTATGACTTGAAATCatgttatatattacattttgactGTATTAccattaaatacagtattttttttcttcttctaaattTCCATTTACTTGTTTAGCAGCTTATACATGAGAATTATGCAGGCACAATTTAACCAAACGAGCAGTACAAGGCTAGAGCAGAAgtgtaaaagtaaaagaaaaatgcCAACAATCAACAGCTACTAGACATAAAGACCTAAAACTCACAAGCAGGCAGGTAAAGATTGGCACTGTCACACACTCAGTCCATCACACATGATGCAGTAGAGGGCGAATGCCACTGCGGTGCAAATGGTCACATGATCAGGAGATGAGACAACTCTTTCGGTATAGCTCACAGACACAGTGAGGGTGGAATGGAGACGAGACGGATCATCCACACATGAATCAGGAAACAGAATCTTACTATGAATTCTAGTCTTACGGTCTATCGAGTCAGCAAACACTTCTCCGTAGATCATCCAGTAGGGCATGTAGAAGATATTCCTCGCCAGACGCCACGTCGGCTCCTCGTCTGGGTGCAGGATGGCCTGGCGAGCCACGCCGAAACTCATGAGAACCACCAGCATGATCACCACAAAGTACAGCATGTCAATcatctgtgcacacacacacacacacacacacacacagatatcattATTCTTCAGAAAACAGAAGCTATTGAGCCATTAATATAAGTTTATCTGTTAGTTCTCACCATTTTACCAATCATCATGACATATGGTCCCAAATACTTGTTAACTCCAAAAATGTCGAGGACACGAATGTACCAGAAGATGATGTCTACACAGTAGATGACGCGTCCGTAGCCCATGTAAGGCTCATTCTGCAGTCGCAGTAACAGTCCCATGAGGAACATGGTGATGGCAGCCAGGTCAGTGATGTTCCAGTATTCCTCAAGCCATACGTTTATCTTCTGTTTCAGCTTTCCTGGCTCTGACATCAGGATCTACACACAAGCACATGTGTCCAATGTagaaaaaacaaaaccacataaaCATGATAATATagcaacacaattttttttttttgcgtactTCACCTGTCTAACTTTCTCTAGTCCAAGAGTGATGATGTAGGAGATGACGATCCATTCCTGCAGTGATGGCCATCTCTCCATTTTCACCAAGATAATGTAATTATACAGCATCAGGTACACCAGGTAGGCAGTCTTGAGTAGATATATgatcattatgtttttatttataacataattttacataatttattttattaatggtgTGTTTTGACTTTGATGTGCTTTTAAATATTCACATACCGTATTGAACCAGAACTTGGTAAATGGTGCATTATAGAAATTGTATATCTTCTTCCCAACAGGCACACGTTTCTGTTTCTTTTTACTATCTTCCTCATCACCTTTCTTAGACACTCCGTCCATGCTCATGGTGCCatcctgaaaataaaaacttttacttAGTATCACCTCATAAAGgtccataaaaaaattaagaagccAGTGTTGAATATGtattctaccattcaaaagtttagggtcagtacaatttttttttttactgttgttgaAAGAAGTCTGTTTTGCTCACCAAGagtgcatttattgaatcaaaaatacagaaaaaacgtaatattgtgaaatattattacaataaaaaaaatgtcccaTTGTAATATATCTAGAAATGTAAAGTACATATTTTTACCTTGCCTGATTTGTTATCATCCTCTTTGTCTTTGAGCTCTTCGTTGTCTTTGGAGTTTTGGTAAGACAGGTCATCTCCAGTTCGGAAGTCTAGGAGAAGAATGGTTGGAGGAAAGATGATTCCGAGGATGACCTGTGAATGATATGAAATgataaaattttttatatacaatagtTAGAGTCAGTGACttagtgtgtttatttattttttattgcagacCTTGAGTCCATTGCTCTTGCCCACCCGCAGGCAGCCCATCCACATGTCGGTGAGCAGCATCTGGCTGCAGGTGTGGGCTATAAAGTCTCTGTGTTTGGCAGCTACAGCCAGTTTCAGACAGGTGGAGTTACTCCAGTTCTTCAGCTCATATGTCAAAAGCTTCATGGCCACCTGTTCATCATGCTTGTATGACTGATCTAGCAGCTCATACGCTAACTGACCAAATTCCCTGAGTAtgagagggaggagagagaggcTTTATGAGAAGGGGCACTGTTGTGTTGACAgtttaattaagaaataaaaaccaaaaacatttatattctattctattgtattCTGTTTAGCCACATGCAACCAAATCCTGCTTTACCTTTCCtaagtaaattaattacagaaacacataaattgttaataaaatacacaatttaaaTCAACTACccttcaaagtttggggtcagtatgtttttttaaagaaagtcatACTCTATTGTAAACACGTCGAGTGTGATCTGTCGCATTACTGTACGTCCCTCTGAAAGATCAACTGCATATCGTTGTGAAAAAAAGTATCTgatcaaagataaaaaaataatttttttgcaccaTTCGAGTCGCATTCATCAGCCGGGGAGAAAGTATGATGAGGAATTCTGGGAAATGTGGTTTATTCAGCCGAACCATTTAATTGACAAACGCAGGCGTTGATTGTCGTTAGACTACATTTCCCAGAAGTCCACAGACtctttaaatgctgtttaaagtcAAGTGTGATAGTAAagacaaataatatattaattgctCACTTGGAATTATTGTCCAGATCCTGCGAGATGTCGTCCACTAGTTCGCTCCGCGAGGATTCGTGCGCCATCGCTTTATAGAGTTTACACGCCACCAGAGCTTTGGCCATGGCTTCTTCTCCCCTCTGCCAGAGAAACAGCGCCATCTTCTGGCGCTTCATGAGAACAGCCCACACCATCAGCTCATGGAAGGGGTACTGGAATCGACTGACCTCTGGGTCATCAACGTCAATATCGatttcttcctctttcttcttcttcatcttctttttACCTTTCGGTCTTGGGTCATCGTCCTGTCGAAAACAAAACGAAGCGAGTGTGTCTGTAAATAGGATAGCCTTCTACAAGTTTTAGCTACCAGTCATATTTCTttgagtatgtttgtgtgtgagagtattATGAATGCATATTAATACTGAACACTTACAaacaatttgccttttttatgttttagtggcTTACCTCCATACCCAGGAGTTTCAAAGCTTTGGGCTAAAagagaacagaaagagagagagaatcagacGTGTTTGA contains the following coding sequences:
- the trpm1a gene encoding transient receptor potential cation channel subfamily M member 1a isoform X2; this translates as MDNRGFGGKKGKEGSFKRASIKRTPSGSQKFQRAWIERTFLKRECIHIFPSREPNKCCCGQLVNQHVAILPGSTNKSAEEGQGVQAEPPQEKWSVAKHTQATPTDAYGIIEFQGGGHVNKAMYIRVSCDTKPDNLLHLMVKDWQLELPTLLISVHGGLQNFELQPKLKQVFGKGLIKAAVTTGAWIFTGGVSTGVIRHVGDALKDHSSKSRGKVCAIGIAPWGIVENKEDLIGRDVTRPYQTMSNPLSKLSVLNNSHSHFILADNGTHGKYGAEVRLRRQLEKHISLQKINTRLGHGVPLVCLILEGGPNVISIVLESLREEPPVPVVVCDGSGRASDIISFAHKYSEEDGLVNDSVRDQLLVTIQKTFNYNRNQAQQIYLMVMECMKKRELITVFRTASEGQQDIEMAILTALLKGTNASAPDQLSLALAWNRVDIARSQIFVQGQHWPPAGSLPTSSTSQQDKPKSPITARPSKGKPARAKKGKGAKSKPEPPEETDPRKLELLNWVNSLEQAMMDALVLDRVDFVKLLIENGVNIHCFLTIPRLEELYNTKLGPTNTLHFVVRDVKKGNLPPDYQITLIDIGLVLEYLMGGAYRCHYTRKSFRTLYNNLYGLKRPKALKLLGMEDDDPRPKGKKKMKKKKEEEIDIDVDDPEVSRFQYPFHELMVWAVLMKRQKMALFLWQRGEEAMAKALVACKLYKAMAHESSRSELVDDISQDLDNNSKEFGQLAYELLDQSYKHDEQVAMKLLTYELKNWSNSTCLKLAVAAKHRDFIAHTCSQMLLTDMWMGCLRVGKSNGLKVILGIIFPPTILLLDFRTGDDLSYQNSKDNEELKDKEDDNKSGKDGTMSMDGVSKKGDEEDSKKKQKRVPVGKKIYNFYNAPFTKFWFNTTAYLVYLMLYNYIILVKMERWPSLQEWIVISYIITLGLEKVRQILMSEPGKLKQKINVWLEEYWNITDLAAITMFLMGLLLRLQNEPYMGYGRVIYCVDIIFWYIRVLDIFGVNKYLGPYVMMIGKMMIDMLYFVVIMLVVLMSFGVARQAILHPDEEPTWRLARNIFYMPYWMIYGEVFADSIDLYAMEINPPCGENMYDEDGKKLPPCIPGAWLTPAIMACYLLVANILLVNLLIAVFNNTFFEVKSISNQVWKFQRYQLIMTFHDRPVLPPPLIIFSHIYIVLKRLCCRCRKKQEGELDERDCGLKLTLSLEELKSLHEFEEQCVEEYFREKEDEAQSSNDERIRITSQRVENMSMRLEEVNEREHSMKASLQTVDLRLAQLEEFSGRMMHALERLVGIDRCELVRARSGSSMAVDQSGLLRRGSINSTDGYSLYRWHLDAEDRGEEMSGDKKSHAERRGSIGSSDLLLNPHQGSCYGPTLDVVPLRQRTRSSSSVDILISPCESQDRVQTSQSPKLTSTQHPKDPQALLETGKDIAVSHPLERAQSLRQYPTEAQSNSLSYENRSQSGTLYVSMAQSRLCSQGNTWASEPHGLQDQASRSPTLGRWPPRFDDKVHPSPFGLSPKTSLEKLRQREAQDEEGSSKESKWTKTQQGESEEKNKDEDQSEADSESTRTEGGAEKREELTDSDHLYVAEDRMYPSLRSKSLNTNPRKAKAVGSILAKPRAANSVKDLAGACEVNTNDFRPSTERTGT
- the trpm1a gene encoding transient receptor potential cation channel subfamily M member 1a isoform X3 — protein: MDNRGFGGKKGKEGSFKRASIKRTPSGSQKFQRAWIERTFLKRECIHIFPSREPNKCCCGQLVNQHVAILPGSTNKSAEEGQGVQAEPPQEKWSVAKHTQATPTDAYGIIEFQGGGHVNKAMYIRVSCDTKPDNLLHLMVKDWQLELPTLLISVHGGLQNFELQPKLKQVFGKGLIKAAVTTGAWIFTGGVSTGVIRHVGDALKDHSSKSRGKVCAIGIAPWGIVENKEDLIGRDVTRPYQTMSNPLSKLSVLNNSHSHFILADNGTHGKYGAEVRLRRQLEKHISLQKINTRLGHGVPLVCLILEGGPNVISIVLESLREEPPVPVVVCDGSGRASDIISFAHKYSEEDGLVNDSVRDQLLVTIQKTFNYNRNQAQQIYLMVMECMKKRELITVFRTASEGQQDIEMAILTALLKGTNASAPDQLSLALAWNRVDIARSQIFVQGQHWPPAGSLPTSSTSQQDKPKSPITARPSKGKPARAKKGKGAKSKPEPPEETDPRKLELLNWVNSLEQAMMDALVLDRVDFVKLLIENGVNIHCFLTIPRLEELYNTKLGPTNTLHFVVRDVKKGNLPPDYQITLIDIGLVLEYLMGGAYRCHYTRKSFRTLYNNLYGLKRPKALKLLGMEDDDPRPKGKKKMKKKKEEEIDIDVDDPEVSRFQYPFHELMVWAVLMKRQKMALFLWQRGEEAMAKALVACKLYKAMAHESSRSELVDDISQDLDNNSKEFGQLAYELLDQSYKHDEQVAMKLLTYELKNWSNSTCLKLAVAAKHRDFIAHTCSQMLLTDMWMGCLRVGKSNGLKVILGIIFPPTILLLDFRTGDDLSYQNSKDNEELKDKEDDNKSGKDGTMSMDGVSKKGDEEDSKKKQKRVPVGKKIYNFYNAPFTKFWFNTTAYLVYLMLYNYIILVKMERWPSLQEWIVISYIITLGLEKVRQILMSEPGKLKQKINVWLEEYWNITDLAAITMFLMGLLLRLQNEPYMGYGRVIYCVDIIFWYIRVLDIFGVNKYLGPYVMMIGKMMIDMLYFVVIMLVVLMSFGVARQAILHPDEEPTWRLARNIFYMPYWMIYGEVFADSIDRKTRIHTPCGENMYDEDGKKLPPCIPGAWLTPAIMACYLLVANILLVNLLIAVFNNTFFEVKSISNQVWKFQRYQLIMTFHDRPVLPPPLIIFSHIYIVLKRLCCRCRKKQEGELDERDCGLKLTLSLEELKSLHEFEEQCVEEYFREKEDEAQSSNDERIRITSQRVENMSMRLEEVNEREHSMKASLQTVDLRLAQLEEFSGRMMHALERLVGIDRCELVRARSGSSMAVDQSGLLRRGSINSTDGYSLYRWHLDAEDRGEEMSGDKKSHAERRGSIGSSDLLLNPHQGSCYGPTLDVVPLRQRTRSSSSVDILISPCESQDRVQTSQSPKLTSTQHPKDPQALLETGKDIAVSHPLERAQSLRQYPTEAQSNSLSYENRSQSGTLYVSMAQSRLCSQGNTWASEPHGLQDQASRSPTLGRWPPRFDDKVHPSPFGLSPKTSLEKLRQREAQDEEGSSKESKWTKTQQGESEEKNKDEDQSEADSESTRTEGGAEKREELTDSDHLYVAEDRMYPSLRSKSLNTNPRKAKAVGSILAKPRAANSVKDLAGACEVNTNDFRPSTERTGT